ATAAAGGCATTCTTTTATTGTCATAAATGTCACTAAGTCCGATATCATAGTCAAATTCATCAAATTTAACAATTTCAATTCCTGAATTAATAATTCCATTTATGATTTTTGAAATAGAATGAGAAAAATTTATAAATTCTTTAGATTCATATTCTCCTGAAATATATTACATCCCATTATTTTCAATTCATGGTTCATCTGAAAAGTATCTACTTTCAAAAATAATTGTTAAATTTTCATTGTATTTTGCTTCACCAGGGAAAGGTAACATATTTGTTAAAGGATAATAATCATGCAAAATTAGTATTCCATCTCTTTTTAAACATTTTGAGACAATTTTAAATAATTCATTAATATCTTTAAATCATGTTATCGCACCAATTGTGAATATTAACACATCAAAATGATTTTCATATTTATTGTCTATCTCTAATATATTACATGCTACAAAATCACAAGGAAGGTTTAAAATATTCTTATTTTCTATTGCTTGTTAAATAAAGTTTTCTACAATATCAAACTCAACTCCATTAGCATTGTAATGCTTAGAAATTAATGATAATTTACGGCCATTATTGCAACAAAATTGTCCAATGTTTTTGTTTGTTAAATCTAATTCATCTAAAACAGTTTTTACTGCGGGTTCCGGGTTCAATATAATAATCAGACTTATTTTGTAAGTTTGAAGAAACATCATTACCTCAACCTTCTGTTCTTTTTTCAAAAGCTTCTTTTCAAGCTTCCTTATTTTTCATAGAATAACCTCTTTTTAAAATTATAACTTAATCATTTTTTTTATTAATTAAATTAATTAAGATAAAATTAATAATATGAATAAATCAGGAATAATAATTTTAAATAAACCATCAGGTTTATCAACAAATCATTTAATTCAAAAAATTAAAAGAAAGTTGAATATAAAAAAAATAGGGCATGCAGGAACTTTGGATCCATTAGCAACAGGTGTAGTAATTTGTTTAGTTAATGGTGGAACAAAATTAAGTGACTACTTTTTAAATGAAAACAAAGCATATGAAGTTACAATGAAATTATTTCAGGCTACAGATACTTATGATAGTGATGGCCAAATAATTGAAGAACAAGATAAATTTGAAATATTAAAAACTAGTGTTGAAGAAGTTATTTCAAAATTTAATGGATTAACTTATGATCAAGAACCACCAATCTATTCAGCAATAAAATTAGATGGTAAAAAACTTTATGAATATGCACGTGAGAATCAAGTAGTTAAAATTAATAAGAGAGAAATTACAATTAATTCATTAACACTGAATGATTACTCAAATGATGAGATATCAATGACAGTATATTGTTCAAAAGGAACATATATAAGAAGTTTAGTAGTTGATATTGCAAAAGAATTAAATACTATAGCTCATGTCACACGTTTAAATAGAATTGAATCAGGAAATTTTAAATTACAAGATGCATTGACAATTGATGAATGCAATAATGAACATATTATTAATATGTTTGATGCAATGAAAATGGCCGACTTTGTAATTATTGAATTAGCAGAAACATTAAATATTGAACATGGTAAAAAAATCAAATTAACAACAGAAAGTGATTTAGTATTTATTTCAAATACAAAAAAAGAATTGATTGCGTGTTATGAAAGAGAAAAAGAAAATACTTTTAAATGTAGACGTGGAGGTTTAAACATTTAATGGAAATTGTAAAAACAACAATACATCATATTGAAGAACTTAATAAAAATTCTTGCGTAACTGTTGGAATGTTTGATGCATTACATAAATATCACAAATTGATAATAGCCAAAACTGCTGAATTAGCTAAACAATTTGATTTGTCATCAATTGTAATAACTTTTAATCATAAGCCTACTAAATCAGCAGAAACATTAATTCAAGAAGAAAAGAAAATAGCATATATTAAAGAAAACTTTAATATCGATAAATTGATCATTCTTTATGTAGATGAGCAATTAATAAATACTTCAAAAGAAGCATTTGTACAAATTTTAAAAGATAAACTAAAAGTTATTAAAATGGTTGAAGGAAGCGATTTTAGATTTGGATATCAAAAAGCAGGAGATATTAATTATTTAATTGAAAGTTTTGGAATTGATAATATTTTTATTTTTGAAAGAGATTTATCTGTTTCAACATCTAAAATAAAAAAATTAATAGAAAAATATAAAATTGATGAAGTTGAAAAAGAATTAGAAGTTGATATCAATTTATTGAAATAATATTTTTAAAAGTCTATAATATAAAAAGTGATTGTTCACCGAAGATGCTATTCGCTCCCATGAATACACCTTTGATGAAACACTAAAAATCAACATGAAAGGGAGACAATTATGATTTCAAAAGAAAGAAAAGCTGAAATTATTAAAGAATTTGGTGGAAGTGACGCAAATACAGGTTTAGCTGAAGTTCAAATTGCTTTATTAACAGAAGATATTGCTAACATGACAGAGCACTTAAAAGAACACAAAAAAGATGTTCCTACAAGAAGAACTTTATTAAAAAAAGTTGCTCAAAGAAGACATTTACTAGACTTCTTAATTAAAAAAGACGTTAACAGATATAAAGAAATTATTGCTAAATTAGGATTAAGAAAATAATTTCAAAATTTAATTTAAAAATATTGACACATAGATTTAATTTTTATATTATAACTATGTGTCTAAAAATGCAGGTGTAGTTTAATGGTAGAACTTCAGCCTTCCAAGCTGACTGTGAGGGTTCGATTCCCTTCACCTGCTCCATTAAAAAGTCAAACAACCCAAGGGTTGTTTTTTTATTTTTTTGATATAATTAAAAATAGAAAAAAAGGTGAATTAAATGACTAATACAAAAAAAATAGATTGAAATAAAACAAGGGAATTTGATCTTGAAAGAACAAACATTTGAATAAGTTTTAGTTTTGAAATTTTATTTGTTGTTTTACCTTATGTAATAATTTGAATTTTGATTGGTAGTACATGAAATACTGCTAAATATCATAACTTTTATAATGATCTACCTTTAAAAGAATTTCTTTTAACAATTATTTGTATTGG
This region of Mesoplasma melaleucae genomic DNA includes:
- the truB gene encoding tRNA pseudouridine(55) synthase TruB; this translates as MNKSGIIILNKPSGLSTNHLIQKIKRKLNIKKIGHAGTLDPLATGVVICLVNGGTKLSDYFLNENKAYEVTMKLFQATDTYDSDGQIIEEQDKFEILKTSVEEVISKFNGLTYDQEPPIYSAIKLDGKKLYEYARENQVVKINKREITINSLTLNDYSNDEISMTVYCSKGTYIRSLVVDIAKELNTIAHVTRLNRIESGNFKLQDALTIDECNNEHIINMFDAMKMADFVIIELAETLNIEHGKKIKLTTESDLVFISNTKKELIACYEREKENTFKCRRGGLNI
- the rpsO gene encoding 30S ribosomal protein S15, with amino-acid sequence MISKERKAEIIKEFGGSDANTGLAEVQIALLTEDIANMTEHLKEHKKDVPTRRTLLKKVAQRRHLLDFLIKKDVNRYKEIIAKLGLRK
- a CDS encoding nucleotidyl transferase family protein — protein: MEIVKTTIHHIEELNKNSCVTVGMFDALHKYHKLIIAKTAELAKQFDLSSIVITFNHKPTKSAETLIQEEKKIAYIKENFNIDKLIILYVDEQLINTSKEAFVQILKDKLKVIKMVEGSDFRFGYQKAGDINYLIESFGIDNIFIFERDLSVSTSKIKKLIEKYKIDEVEKELEVDINLLK